The following are from one region of the Dreissena polymorpha isolate Duluth1 chromosome 2, UMN_Dpol_1.0, whole genome shotgun sequence genome:
- the LOC127866700 gene encoding DBH-like monooxygenase protein 1 homolog, producing MKAALLLCFLATSWVQSMPADYIGVPDGPAPTQDFPYHRQLDANGDYHTYWLPNKTHVVFEVHARTLGYVGFGLSSNGKMFPADIVIGWVKDGKTYFHDRHSTGHSLPEVDASQDWTLLRGEEYSYGTMLKMVRKLDTCDEEDFQITDDTIRLLYAFHPDDPEDENTIPFHGTKSVGVRSTILLSRIVPPQLPGDVQTRDWLNDNYLVPNKETTYRCKIFDLHDIGKKHHMVKFEPVIQKGHEGIVHHMLVYKCSGIDRKFIGTDYECYLQPNTQLYPCGNVFMGWEYGGGDFYFPETVGMPIGEADDDGLYILETHYNNPEMVPDYVDNSGMRITFTQNLRAHESGLLMTGVTVDPTHIIPPREQNFMTTGFCHRDCLNTGLSEYPEGVNVFAVWQHAHLIAKSVKTRHFREGVELEPLAHEEHFDFNYQDYRYMTKHTTLKMGDELVVECVYETMAKSKVTIGGPATGDEMCLSFIYYWPRMSVDYCRSIPLYNGNNTSGEYVKELTRDYNYNDDDNRRKFHASLVDSTYNATCHGERRTPQIFYAEKTIPVTNQTYTRPRPQCPNL from the exons ATGAAAGCGGCACTACTTCTGTGCTTCTTAGCAACATCATGGGTCCAGTCCATGCCCGCGGACTACATCGGCGTTCCCGACGGGCCGGCGCCGACCCAGGATTTTCCGTACCACCGACAGCTGGACGCCAACGGTGACTACCATACTTACTGGCTGCCGAACAAGACTCACGTGGTGTTCGAGGTACACGCGCGTACCCTCGGGTACGTGGGGTTCGGTCTCTCGTCCAACGGAAAGATGTTTCCGGCGGATATCGTCATCGGCTGGGTGAAGGACGGAAAGACATACTTCCAT GACCGTCACAGTACGGGCCACTCGCTGCCTGAAGTGGACGCCTCCCAGGACTGGACGCTGCTGCGGGGTGAGGAGTACAGTTACGGCACAATGCTCAAGATGGTCCGGAAACTGGACACGTGCGATGAGGAAGACTTCCAGATCACT gacgacactatccgcctcTTGTACGCCTTCCACCCGGACGACCCCGAGGACGAGAACACTATCCCCTTCCACGGAACCAAGAGCGTCGGGGTCCGCAGCACTATCCTGCTGTCCCGCATCGTTCCGCCTCAACTTCCGGGCGACGTGCAGACACGCGACTGGCTAAATGACAAT TACCTCGTTCCCAACAAGGAGACAACCTACCGATGTAAGATCTTTGACCTGCATGACATTGGCAAGAAACATCACATGGTCAAG TTCGAGCCTGTGATCCAGAAGGGACACGAGGGTATAGTGCACCATATGCTTGTCTACAAGTGCTCGGGAATAGACCGGAAGTTCATCGGGACGGACTACGAGTGCTACCTACAGCCGAACACGCAGCTCTACCCGTGCGGCAATGTCTTCATGGGCTGGGAGTACGGGGGCGGT GACTTCTATTTCCCAGAAACGGTCGGCATGCCTATCGGAGAGGCCGACGACGACGGCTTGTACATCCTTGAGACGCACTACAACAACCCGGAGATGGTCCCAG ATTACGTTGACAACTCCGGCATGCGGATAACGTTCACCCAGAACCTGCGCGCGCACGAATCGGGGCTGCTGATGACGGGGGTGACCGTAGACCCGACCCACATAATACCGCCACGCGAGCAGAACTTCATGACAACCGGATTCTGCCACAGAGACTGTCTGAACACT GGTCTCTCCGAGTATCCAGAGGGCGTTAACGTGTTTGCCGTGTGGCAGCACGCGCACTTGATCGCCAAGTCGGTGAAAACACGTCACTTCAGAGAGGGCGTGGAGCTCGAACCGCTTGCCCACGAAGAACATTTCGATTTTAACTACCAGGACTACCGCTATATGACAAAGCACACGACATTGAAAATG GGAGACGAGCTGGTGGTGGAGTGTGTGTATGAAACTATGGCGAAGTCCAAGGTCACAATT GGAGGTCCGGCGACAGGCGACGAGATGTGTCTATCGTTCATATACTACTGGCCGCGCATGAGCGTCGACTATTGTCGCTCGATTCCGCTCTACAACGGCAACAATACTTCCGGCGAGTACGTCAAAGAGCTGACACGTGACTACAACTACAACGACGACGATAACCGCCGGAAGTTCCACGCGTCGCTCGTTGACTCGACATACAATGCCACATGTCATGGGGAGCGCCGAACTCCACAg atATTCTACGCTGAAAAGACAATCCCCGTGACGAACCAGACGTATACCCGGCCTCGACCGCAGTGTCCGAACCTGTAG